One genomic segment of Gemmatimonadota bacterium includes these proteins:
- a CDS encoding Glu/Leu/Phe/Val dehydrogenase, which translates to MADLRLPTNQIVRPDKDRFLNEENPFEAMMSRLDRAASLLDLEPGIYKVLRSPEKEITVSIPVMMDNGEVEVFTGIRVLHNTSRGPAKGGIRFDMNVTLDEVKALAAWMTWKCAVVNIPFGGAKGGVICDPLKMSVGELERVTRRYTSGIIQTLGPDSDVPAPDVNTNERVMAWLMDTYSMHVGHTVNAVTTGKPVEMGGSLGRREATGRGVMFCVLQSLEHLKMDVKGATVAVQGFGNVGSIGAQLIQQAGCKIVAISDRTGGWHDPKGFDVDDAMAYVKKNKTLDGYNKGTAITNEQLLELEVDVLVPAALENVITSKNAKNIKAKVICEGANGPTTAAADAILDEKGIFVVPDILANAGGVTVSYFEWVQNRGGYYWTEQVVNDRLRDIMVNSFRDVLKLSMQHKVNMRTAAYMVAISRVATVHRLRGIYA; encoded by the coding sequence ATGGCAGACCTCCGCCTTCCGACCAACCAGATCGTCCGTCCCGACAAGGACCGTTTCCTCAACGAGGAGAACCCCTTCGAGGCGATGATGTCGCGCCTCGACCGGGCCGCCTCGCTGCTCGACCTCGAGCCGGGCATCTACAAGGTCCTGCGCAGCCCCGAGAAGGAGATCACCGTGTCGATCCCGGTGATGATGGACAACGGCGAGGTGGAGGTCTTCACCGGCATCCGTGTCCTGCACAACACGTCGCGTGGCCCGGCCAAGGGCGGCATCCGCTTCGACATGAACGTCACGCTGGACGAGGTGAAGGCGCTCGCCGCGTGGATGACCTGGAAGTGCGCGGTGGTGAACATCCCGTTCGGCGGGGCGAAGGGCGGCGTGATCTGCGACCCGCTCAAGATGTCGGTCGGCGAGCTCGAGCGCGTGACGCGCCGCTACACGTCGGGCATCATCCAGACGCTGGGTCCCGACTCGGACGTGCCGGCGCCGGACGTCAACACGAACGAGCGCGTGATGGCGTGGCTCATGGACACCTACTCGATGCATGTCGGTCACACGGTCAACGCCGTGACGACGGGCAAGCCGGTGGAGATGGGCGGGTCACTCGGGCGGCGCGAGGCCACGGGCCGCGGCGTGATGTTCTGCGTCCTCCAGTCGCTCGAGCACCTCAAGATGGACGTGAAGGGCGCGACCGTCGCGGTGCAGGGCTTCGGGAACGTCGGCTCCATCGGCGCGCAGCTGATCCAGCAGGCGGGTTGCAAGATCGTCGCGATCAGCGACCGCACCGGCGGGTGGCACGACCCGAAGGGCTTCGATGTCGACGACGCCATGGCGTACGTCAAGAAGAACAAGACGCTCGACGGCTACAACAAGGGCACGGCCATCACGAACGAGCAACTCCTCGAGCTCGAGGTGGACGTGCTCGTGCCGGCCGCGCTCGAGAACGTGATCACGTCGAAGAACGCCAAGAACATCAAGGCGAAGGTGATCTGCGAGGGCGCCAACGGCCCCACGACGGCGGCCGCCGACGCGATCCTCGACGAGAAGGGCATCTTCGTCGTGCCGGACATCCTCGCGAACGCGGGCGGCGTCACGGTCAGCTACTTCGAGTGGGTGCAGAACCGGGGCGGCTACTACTGGACCGAGCAGGTGGTGAACGACCGCCTGCGCGACATCATGGTGAACAGCTTCCGCGACGTGCTCAAGCTCTCGATGCAGCACAAGGTGAACATGCGGACCGCGGCATACATGGTCGCGATCAGTCGCGTCGCGACGGTGCACCGCCTGCGCGGCATCTATGCGTGA
- a CDS encoding 23S rRNA (pseudouridine(1915)-N(3))-methyltransferase RlmH: MKVWLAAVGKPRDAALAAAIREYETRAARYWPLEVVEVKEESARTASEAVVMRKEGERLLERLPNTARLVLCDPGGETMDSRAFAAMLRQQRERAQDVAFVIGGAHGLGDVVRARPHRRLAIAPWTLPHELARLVLAEQLYRAGTIGRNEPYHK, translated from the coding sequence GTGAAGGTCTGGCTGGCCGCCGTCGGGAAGCCGCGCGATGCGGCGCTGGCGGCGGCCATTCGCGAGTACGAGACCCGGGCGGCGCGCTATTGGCCGCTCGAGGTGGTGGAAGTGAAGGAGGAGTCGGCCCGCACGGCGAGCGAGGCCGTGGTGATGCGGAAGGAGGGGGAACGCCTGCTCGAGCGGCTCCCGAACACCGCGCGCCTCGTGCTCTGCGACCCGGGCGGGGAGACGATGGACTCCCGCGCCTTCGCCGCGATGCTCCGGCAGCAGCGCGAGCGGGCGCAGGACGTGGCGTTCGTGATCGGCGGCGCGCATGGGCTGGGCGACGTCGTGCGCGCGCGGCCCCATCGCCGGCTCGCGATCGCCCCCTGGACGCTCCCGCACGAACTGGCGCGCCTCGTGCTCGCCGAACAGCTCTACCGCGCCGGCACCATCGGCCGGAACGAACCCTACCACAAGTGA